A stretch of Lutra lutra chromosome 9, mLutLut1.2, whole genome shotgun sequence DNA encodes these proteins:
- the ZNFX1 gene encoding NFX1-type zinc finger-containing protein 1: MEDRRPCLEARPRNPRNPYTNHRGPVDGELPPRARNQANNPPASALRGGANQPGRQPRATNHAVPVRQREERFGAMGRNPHQGRRNHEGHTSDEPRGQRRGQENDARRRNGNQEGRNHRPPWSDENFQQWWTPHQKPSEQPQQVKKLGYKFLENLLQKDPSEVVITLATSVGLKELLSHSVMKSNFLELICQVLRKACSSKMDRQSVLHVLGILKNSKFLKVCLPNYVVGMITEPISDIRNQYPEHISNIISLLQDLVSVFPASSVQETSMLISLLPASLNALRASGVDIEEETEKNLEKVQTIIEHLQEKRREGTLRVDTYTLVQPEAEDHIESYRTMPIYPTYNEVHLDERPFLRPNIITGKYDSTAIYLDTHFRLLREDFVRPLREGILELLQSFEDQGLRKRKFDDIRIYFDTRIITPVCSSSGIVYKVQFDTKPLKFVRWQNSKRLLYGSLVCMSKDNFETFLFATVSNREQEDLCRGIVQLSFNEQSQQLLAEVQPSDSFLMVETTAYFEAYRHVLEGLQEVQEEDVPFQRNIVECDSYVKEPRYLLMGGRYDFTPLIKNPSATGESLRNAEGLRHQRVNVLDPSQWPSKEALKLDDSQMEALQFALTRELAIIQGPPGTGKTYVGLKIVQALLTNEPVWQISVQKFPILVVCYTNHALDQFLEGIYKCQKTSIVRVGGRSNSEILKQFTLRELRNKREFRRSLPMHLRRAYMSIVTQMKESEQELHEGAQTLECTMRGVLREQHLEKYISPQHWKSLMNGPAQDSEWICFQVWKQSMMLEWLGLGVGSFTQNVAPVGPENTAQAEGEEEEEEGEEEGSLIEIAEEADLIQADRVIEEEEVVRPRRRKKEESGAVHELAKVLLAMRLDNYGPGTTAGQEQAAGEWETQRSQKKKMKKKVKVELRKLNTMTEAEASEIQDVWQLDLNSRWQLYRLWLQMYQADTRRKILNYERQYRTSAERMAELRLQEDLHILKDAQVVGMTTTGAAKYRQILQKVEPRIVIVEEAAEVLEAHTIATLSKACQHLILIGDHQQLRPSANVYDLAKNFNLEVSLFERLVKVNIPFVRLNYQHRMRPEIARLLTPYIYQDLENHPSVLKYEKIKGVSSNLFFVEHNFPEQEIQEGKSHQNQHEARFVVELCKYFLCQEYLPSQITILTTYTGQLFCLRKLMPAKTFAGVKVHVVDKYQGEENDIILLSLVRSNEEGKVGFLQISNRICVALSRAKKGMYCIGNMQMLAKVPLWSKIIHTLRENNQIGRTLRLCCQNHPDTHTLVSKASDFQKVPEGGCSLPCEFRLGCGHVCTRACHPYDSSHKEFQCMKPCQKVICQDGHRCPLVCFQECQPCQVKVRKIILRCGHEQMVPCSMPESDFCCQEPCPKVLKCGHRCSHPCGEDCVRLCSEMVTVKLKCGHSQQVKCGNVQDLMYDLPVKCTTKCGTVLDCGHPCPGSCHSCFEGRFHERCQQPCQRLLICSHKCQEPCIGECPPCQRTCQNRCVHSQCKKKCGELCSPCVEPCVWRCQHYQCTKLCSEPCNRPPCYVPCTKLLACGHPCIGLCGEPCPKKCRVCHQEEVTQIFFGFEDEPDARFVQLEDCSHIFEVQALDRYMNEQKDDEVAIRLKVCPVCQVPIRKNLRYGTSIKQRLEEIEIVKEKIQGSAGEIATSQERLKALLESKSLLHQLLPEDFVMLKEKLDQKNLSVKDLGLVENYISFYDHLAGLWDSLKKVKVSEQERVGIRLEQVHKWLAKKRLSFTRQELDDLQSEIQRLTYLVSLLSRCKIAEGKMKGSTAEEVYSVRKILEKTSKFTQEDEELVQKKMEALKNILPCSGLGISEEERVQIVSAMGFPRGHWFKCPNGHIYVISDCGGAMQRGMCPDCKEVIGGINHTLERSNQLASEMDGAQHAAWSDTANNLMNFEEIQRMM; this comes from the exons ATGGAGGACAGAAGACCTTGCTTGGAGGCCAGGCCAAGGAATCCCAGGAATCCCTATACTAATCACAGAG GGCCTGTGGATGGAGAATTACCACCAAGAGCTAGAAATCAGGCTAATAACCCACCAGCCAGTGCTCTCAGAGGAGGAGCCAACCAGCCGGGAAGGCAGCCGAGGGCGACCAACCATGCTGTTCCTGTACggcaaagagaagaaaggttTGGGGCTATGGGCAGGAACCCACACCAGGGAAGGAGAAACCATGAGGGGCATACCAGTGATGAACCTCGAGGCCAAAGACGTGGTCAGGAAAATGATGCTAGGCGGAGAAATGGCAACCAGGAGGGAAGGAATCACAGACCACCATGGTCTGATGAAAACTTCCAACAGTGGTGGACCCCCCACCAAAAGCCTTCAGAACAGCCACAGCAGGTGAAGAAACTCGGCTACAAGTTCCTAGAAAATCTTCTGCAGAAAGACCCTTCTGAAGTGGTCATCACTCTTGCCACAAGTGTAGGGCTGAAAGAGCTCCTGTCTCATTCTGTTATGAAATCCAATTTCCTTGAGCTCATCTGCCAGGTTCTTCGGAAGGCTTGCAGTTCTAAAATGGACCGCCAGAGCGTTCTCCATGTCCTGGGCATATTGAAGAACTCCAAATTCCTCAAAGTCTGCCTGCCAAATTACGTGGTAGGGATGATCACCGAACCCATCTCTGATATTCGAAACCAGTATCCAGAACACATAAGCAACATCATCTCCCTCCTCCAGGATCTTGTAAGTGTCTTCCCTGCCAGCTCTGTGCAGGAAACTTCCATGCTCATTTCCCTCCTGCCAGCTTCTCTGAATGCCTTGAGAGCCTCTGGGGTTGACatagaagaagagacagagaagaaccTGGAAAAGGTGCAGACCATCATTGAACATCTGCAGGAAAAGAGGCGAGAGGGCACTTTACGAGTGGACACCTACACGTTGGTGCAGCCTGAGGCAGAAGACCATATTGAGAGCTACAGGACCATGCCCATTTACCCTACTTACAATGAAGTGCACTTGGATGAGAGGCCATTCCTGCGTCCCAACATCATTACTGGAAAGTATGATAGTACTGCTATCTATCTGGATACCCATTTCCGACTCTTAAGAGAAGATTTTGTTAGACCCCTACGAGAAGGCATTTTGGAACTTCTCCAAAGCTTTGAAGACCAAGGCCTGAGGAAGAGAAAGTTTGATGACATCCGAATCTACTTTGATACCAGGATTATCACCCCCGTGTGCTCATCATCAGGCATTGTCTATAAGGTGCAATTTGACACAAAACCGCTCAAATTTGTCCGCTGGCAGAATTCCAAGCGATTGCTCTATGGATCTTTGGTGTGCATGTCCAAGGACAactttgaaacatttctttttgccACTGTGTCTAACCGGGAGCAGGAAGATCTGTGCCGAGGTATTGTCCAGCTGTCCTTCAATGAGCAGAGCCAACAGTTGCTAGCAGAGGTCCAGCCCTCGGACTCTTTCCTCATGGTGGAGACAACTGCATACTTTGAGGCCTATAGGCATGTCCTGGAAGGACTCCAGGAGGTCCAGGAGGAAGACGTTCCCTTCCAGAGGAACATTGTGGAGTGTGACTCTTATGTGAAGGAGCCACGGTACTTGCTAATGGGGGGCAGATATGATTTCACTCCCCTAATAAAGAATCCCTCGGCCACTGGAGAATCTCTGAGGAATGCTGAGGGCTTGAGACATCAACGAGTGAACGTCTTAGACCCCAGTCAGTGGCCCTCAAAAGAAGCCTTGAAGCTGGATGACTCCCAAATGGAAGCCTTGCAATTTGCTCTCACGAGGGAACTGGCTATTATTCAAGGACCTCCTGGAACAG GCAAAACCTACGTGGGTCTAAAAATTGTTCAGGCGCTTCTAACCAATGAGCCTGTCTGGCAAATTAGTGTCCAGAAATTCCCCATCTTAGTTGTGTGTTATACTAATCATGCTTTGGACCAGTTTCTGGAAG GCATCTACAAGTGTCAGAAGACCAGCATCGTACGGGTAGGTGGAAGGAGCAACAGTGAAATCCTGAAGCAGTTCACGCTGAGGGAGCTGAGGAATAAGCGGGAGTTCCGCCGTAGCCTCCCCATGCACCTCCGGAGGGCCTACATGAGT ATTGTGACACAAATGAAAGAGTCAGAGCAAGAGCTGCACGAAGGGGCCCAGACCCTGGAGTGCACCATGCGCGGTGTATTACGGGAACAGCACCTGGAGAAATACATCTCTCCCCAGCATTGGAAAAGCCTGATGAATGGACCAGCACAG GATAGCGAGTGGATTTGCTTCCAGGTCTGGAAGCAATCCATGATGCTGGAGTGGCTGGGCCTGGGTGTTGGTTCCTTCACCCAAAATGTTGCTCCAGTGGGACCTGAAAATACAG cccaggcagaaggggaagaggaagaagaagaaggggaagaggagggttCATTGATAGAGATTGCAGAGGAGGCTGACCTAATTCAAGCAGACCGGGTGATTGAGGAGGAAGAGGTGGTGAGGCCCCGGCGGcggaagaaggaagagagtgggGCAGTCCACGAGTTGGCTAAAGTGCTTCTGGCCATGAGGCTAGACAACTATGGCCCCGGAACAACAGCTGGGCAGGAGCAAGCTGCAGGAGAGTGGGAG ACCCAGCgcagccagaaaaagaaaatgaagaagaaagtgaaGGTTGAACTTCGCAAACTGAACACCATGACTGAGGCTGAGGCCAGTGAGATCCAGGATGTTTGGCAGCTGGACCTGAATTCTCGGTGGCAGCTCTATAG GCTGTGGCTACAGATGTACCAGGCCGACACCCGCCGAAAGATCCTCAACTATGAGCGCCAGTACCGCACGTCAGCAGAGAGGATGGCGGAGCTGAGGCTCCAGGAAGACCTGCACATCCTGAAAGATGCCCAGGTTGTGGGAATGACAACCACAG GTGCTGCCAAATACCGTCAGATTCTGCAGAAGGTGGAGCCTCGGATTGTCATTGTGGAAGAGGCTGCTGAAGTCCTTGAGGCCCACACCATTGCCACGCTGAGCAAGGCTTGCCAGCACCTCATCCTGATTGGGGACCACCAGCAG cTGCGCCCCAGTGCCAATGTGTATGATCTAGCCAAGAATTTCAACCTTGAGGTTTCCCTCTTTGAACGGCTGGTGAAAGTAAACATTCCCTTTGTCCGTCTGAATTACCAG CACCGCATGCGCCCGGAAATTGCCCGGCTTTTGACCCCTTACATTTACCAAGATCTGGAGAATCATCCCTCTGTTCTCAAATATGAGAAGATAAAG GGGGTCTCTTCCAACCTTTTCTTTGTGGAACACAACTTTCCTGAACAGGAAATCCAAGAAGGCAAAAGCCACCAGAACCAGCATGAGGCTCGCTTTGTGGTAGAACTGTGCAAGTACTTCCTGTGCCAGGAGTACCTGCCCTCCCAGATCACCATCCTCACCACCTATACTGGGCAGCTCTTCTGCCTGCGCAAACTCATGCCAGCCAAGACATTTGCTGGGGTCAAGGTCCATGTGGTTGACAAATACCAGGGAGAAGAGAATGACATCATCCTCCTCTCATTAGTGCGGAGCAACGAGGAAGGCAAGGTGGGTTTTCTCCAGATATCCAACCGCATCTGTGTGGCCTTGTCCCGTGCCAAGAAGGGGATGTACTGTATTGGAAACATGCAGATGCTGGCCAAGGTCCCCTTGTGGAGCAAGATCATCCATACTCTTCGAGAGAACAATCAGATAGGCCGCACGCTCCGACTGTGCTGCCAGAACCATCCCGACACCCACACCCTGGTATCCAAAGCTTCTGATTTCCAAAAGGTGCCCGAAGGAGGCTGCAGCCTACCCTGTGAGTTCCGGCTGGGCTGTGGACACGTCTGCACCCGTGCCTGCCACCCCTATGATTCCTCACACAAGGAGTTCCAGTGTATGAAGCCATGCCAGAAGGTCATCTGCCAGGACGGGCACCGGTGCCCTCTGGTTTGCTTCCAGGAGTGTCAGCCTTGTCAGGTGAAGGTGCGCAAAATCATTCTTCGGTGCGGCCACGAACAGATGGTTCCTTGTTCCATGCCTGAGTCAGATTTTTGCTGCCAAGAGCCTTGCCCCAAGGTTCTGAAATGCGGGCACAGGTGCAGCCACCCCTGTGGTGAAGACTGTGTGCGGTTATGTTCGGAAATGGTCACCGTGAAACTCAAGTGTGGGCACAGCCAGCAGGTGAAATGTGGTAATGTGCAGGACCTCATGTATGACCTGCCAGTCAAATGCACCACCAAGTGTGGCACTGTCTTGGACTGCGGGCATCCTTGCCCTGGCTCCTGCCACAGCTGCTTCGAAGGGCGCTTTCACGAGCGCTGTCAGCAGCCCTGCCAGCGCCTGCTCATCTGCTCACACAAGTGCCAGGAGCCATGCATTGGCGAGTGCCCACCCTGCCAGCGGACCTGCCAGAACCGCTGTGTCCACAGTCAGTGCAAGAAGAAGTGTGGGGAACTGTGCAGCCCCTGCGTTGAACCCTGTGTCTGGCGCTGCCAGCACTACCAGTGCACCAAACTCTGCTCTGAACCCTGCAACCGACCCCCGTGCTACGTGCCTTGTACTAAGCTGCTGGCTTGTGGCCACCCCTGCATTGGCTTGTGTGGGGAGCCGTGCCCCAAGAAGTGCCGGGTCTGCCACCAGGAAGAAGTCACCCAGATCTTCTTTGGCTTTGAGGATGAGCCTGACGCCCGCTTTGTGCAGCTAGAAGACTGCAGCCACATCTTTGAGGTGCAAGCCCTGGACCGCTACATGAATGAGCAGAAGGATGACGAAGTTGCCATCAGGTTGAAGGTGTGCCCTGTCTGCCAGGTGCCCATCCGTAAAAACCTGCGGTACGGAACCAGCATCAAACAGCGGCTGGAAGAGATTGAAATTGTCAAGGAGAAGATTCAGGGCTCAGCAGGGGAAATTGCAACCAGCCAGGAACGACTTAAGGCTCTACTGGAAAGCAAGAGCCTCCTCCATCAGCTGCTTCCTGAAGATTTTGTGATGTTGAAGGAGAAGCTGGACCAGAAAAATCTGTCTGTGAAGGACCTGGGCCTTGTCGAGAATTACATCAGCTTCTATGACCACTTGGCTGGCTTATGGGATTCTCTGAAAAAGGTAAAGGTCTCAGAGCAGGAGAGAGTGGGGATTCGACTAGAACAGGTCCATAAGTGGCTAGCCAAGAAGCGTTTGAGCTTTACCAGGCAGGAACTGGATGACCTCCAAAGTGAAATCCAGAGGCTCACATACCTGGTCAGCCTCCTGTCCCGCTGCAAGATAGCAGAGGGGAAGATGAAAGGTAGCACAGCGGAAGAGGTCTACAGTGTCCGGAAGATCCTTGAGAAAACAAGTAAGTTCACCCAAGAGGATGAAGAGCTTGTGCAGAAAAAGATGGAAGCTCTGAAAAACATCCTTCCTTGCTCTGGCCTGGGCATCTCAGAGGAAGAACGAGTGCAGATAGTCAGTGCTATGGGTTTTCCTCGTGGCCACTGGTTCAAGTGCCCCAATGGCCACATCTACGTGATTAGCGATTGTGGGGGAGCCATGCAGAGGGGCATGTGTCCTGACTGTAAGGAGGTGATTGGGGGCATAAATCATACCCTGGAAAGGAGCAATCAGCTTGCTTCTGAGATGGACGGAGCCCAGCACGCAGCCTGGTCGGACACGGCCAACAACCTGATGAACTTTGAGGAGATCCAGAGGATGATGTAG